One genomic region from Reichenbachiella ulvae encodes:
- a CDS encoding AAA domain-containing protein — translation MQEILKSYLLRLTNLSGNNRSLLLMKLLREQFVDLHDFDFALNAPSFEVLEGVIARKSKIPLCSIQDSRDADSNRLSTRLKRLQRIDRMVFEERGAKDLYIGWPFVKGKFNDGTLVRCPLMFFPVTLESDEKQWSLKFRKDVNITLNKSFVLAYSFYNSLPLDEALLERVFDDFDRESQGFRTDLYELLKEHNLEINFNQDNFQDILRRFEDFKRQDLELHEKEGVLKLFPEAVLGIFPQAGSYLVPDYLTLQQQDRYKNLEEFFLERNLDESVDEEKGSASYYRFLKKVKEDQTFTPFKMDAYQENAIKAIKKGNSAVVQGPPGTGKSQLICNLVADYIARGKNVLVVSQKKAALDVVFQRLKEKQLDRFLGLLHDFKNDRKPIYEQLEGQVNRLEDYMSMNNSLDAIQIERSFLKTSRRIDQIEEELEEFMTALFDEKECGVSVKELYLSSDPNARAFPLNQEYRNITFDKVDDLLKKIKSYGQYASRFLNERYAWYKRKSFAKMNMTDLNTMIKDLDEMESYIHVLETVTEKSVGKKLKFEDAVEIIDKQEEINHLSELLYESEVYNGVLRLQKNTIRPITKKEVIDVEKIAMQFFKGAGPELSLQSAELGRFQEVLERGIDARQNIFKWFMWKFFSKDKIFITRVLVANQMKNNKEDFSRLVQMVDNRLNLEHNFSKFKDREGLNRLPETYNRINVQNWFFFQKQTIEARDLLNQVRPLRDYISLESHDENTYTEKLKKLVTSLKPIAEKLDKWLEHFSIPQMREVFSKQVDTEFLLSTLKKDFDSLCEFDLLSENLREEERGVIEKLKDESEEIDSDIWQQLFLNSLRLAWIDHIELKYPILRAVSSSKLEELQAELQDCVREKLRLSNEILLIKARERVYKNAEYNRLNNMVTYRELFHQVTKKRRIWPVRKLMANFPREIFDLMPCWLASPESVSAIFPMEKMFDLVIFDEASQCFVENGLPAMYRGKQVVIAGDDKQLKPNDLYQVRWEEENEEELPELEFDSLLNLASQYIMSVQLNGHYRSKSLDLIRFSNEHFYGERLKMLPDFEEVNRHEPAIEYMKVDGVWEKNSNEVEAEQVCRLTKKLLEERPDIEIGIVTFNSRQQLFIMEYLENYAVAQDFLIPESLIVKNIENIQGDEKDVIIFSTVYAPDLTGKMNMQFGSLNADGGENRLNVAITRAREKIYLVSSIHPQQLRVEDAKNEGPKLLKKYLEYAHKISNKELLHYDSRDTPHSEAWYLKTRLAELGYEHFKNVDLIQHYPNIDLTIREGKDYVGAVLTDDDDYRQSVSVKDAHVYREFNLRQKKWPFTRIYSRQLWVDPDHVKERINRLISRNIKEEN, via the coding sequence ATGCAAGAGATACTTAAGTCATACCTGTTACGTCTAACCAATCTTTCGGGCAACAATCGTTCATTGCTTCTGATGAAATTGTTGAGAGAGCAATTTGTCGACCTCCATGATTTTGATTTTGCTCTTAACGCCCCTTCATTTGAAGTTTTAGAGGGAGTGATAGCACGTAAGTCCAAGATTCCATTGTGTAGTATTCAGGATAGTCGCGATGCTGATAGTAATCGGCTGTCTACCCGTTTGAAAAGGTTGCAACGTATAGATCGAATGGTCTTCGAAGAGCGGGGGGCAAAAGATCTCTACATTGGCTGGCCGTTCGTCAAAGGCAAATTCAATGACGGTACTTTGGTTCGTTGCCCACTTATGTTTTTTCCAGTCACCTTGGAGTCAGATGAGAAGCAATGGTCCTTGAAATTCCGAAAGGATGTAAACATCACGCTGAACAAATCTTTTGTACTGGCCTATTCATTCTACAACTCACTTCCCTTAGATGAGGCTCTTTTGGAACGTGTATTCGATGATTTTGATCGTGAAAGCCAGGGTTTCAGAACAGACCTGTATGAATTGCTAAAGGAGCACAACCTTGAAATCAATTTTAATCAGGATAATTTTCAGGATATACTTAGGCGCTTTGAAGACTTCAAAAGACAGGATTTGGAGCTTCATGAAAAAGAAGGAGTTTTAAAACTGTTTCCAGAGGCGGTTTTGGGGATTTTTCCACAAGCAGGGTCTTATTTGGTCCCGGATTATTTGACGCTCCAGCAACAGGACAGATATAAAAACCTGGAGGAATTTTTTCTTGAAAGAAACCTGGATGAGTCAGTGGATGAAGAAAAAGGTTCTGCCTCTTACTACCGGTTTTTGAAAAAGGTGAAGGAAGATCAGACTTTCACTCCTTTCAAAATGGACGCCTATCAGGAGAATGCGATCAAGGCTATCAAAAAAGGGAATTCTGCAGTAGTACAGGGCCCTCCCGGAACGGGCAAGTCGCAGTTGATTTGTAACCTCGTGGCAGACTACATAGCCAGAGGCAAAAACGTGCTCGTGGTAAGTCAAAAAAAGGCAGCTCTGGATGTAGTTTTTCAGCGTCTGAAAGAAAAGCAATTAGATCGTTTTTTGGGTTTACTTCATGATTTTAAAAATGATAGAAAGCCCATCTACGAACAGCTAGAGGGACAGGTCAATCGGTTGGAGGACTACATGAGCATGAACAATTCTCTGGATGCCATTCAGATTGAAAGAAGTTTTCTCAAAACCAGTCGCAGGATAGATCAAATCGAGGAGGAACTGGAGGAGTTCATGACCGCTTTGTTTGATGAAAAAGAATGCGGCGTGTCGGTCAAAGAGCTTTATTTGTCTTCCGATCCGAATGCCAGGGCCTTTCCTCTTAATCAAGAATATAGAAATATCACCTTTGATAAGGTCGATGATTTATTAAAGAAAATAAAGTCATACGGGCAGTATGCTTCTCGCTTCTTGAATGAGAGATATGCCTGGTACAAGCGAAAGTCATTTGCCAAAATGAATATGACCGACCTCAATACCATGATCAAAGATCTGGATGAAATGGAGAGTTATATTCATGTATTAGAAACCGTGACTGAGAAATCTGTTGGAAAGAAGCTGAAGTTTGAAGATGCAGTAGAGATCATCGACAAGCAGGAAGAGATAAACCACCTGTCCGAGTTGCTATATGAGTCTGAGGTATATAATGGTGTGCTTCGTTTGCAAAAGAATACCATACGTCCCATCACTAAGAAGGAGGTGATCGATGTGGAAAAAATCGCTATGCAATTCTTTAAAGGGGCTGGACCGGAATTGTCACTGCAAAGTGCTGAATTGGGAAGGTTTCAGGAGGTTTTGGAAAGAGGTATTGATGCGCGGCAAAACATCTTCAAATGGTTTATGTGGAAGTTTTTCTCCAAGGACAAAATTTTTATCACGCGAGTGCTGGTAGCCAACCAGATGAAGAACAATAAGGAGGATTTTAGTCGTTTGGTTCAGATGGTCGACAACCGGCTTAATCTGGAACATAATTTCTCAAAATTCAAAGACAGAGAAGGATTGAATCGTTTGCCAGAAACCTACAATCGCATCAATGTTCAGAACTGGTTCTTCTTCCAAAAACAAACGATAGAAGCAAGAGATCTTCTCAATCAAGTGAGGCCCCTGAGAGATTACATAAGTCTCGAATCACATGATGAAAATACCTATACAGAGAAACTAAAGAAGCTGGTAACCTCTCTGAAACCGATAGCTGAGAAACTGGATAAGTGGCTGGAGCATTTTAGCATTCCTCAAATGCGAGAGGTTTTTTCTAAGCAGGTGGATACGGAGTTTTTGTTGTCCACTCTGAAAAAGGACTTTGATTCTCTCTGTGAATTTGACCTCCTGAGTGAAAACCTGAGGGAAGAGGAAAGAGGCGTGATTGAAAAGCTGAAGGACGAATCAGAGGAAATCGATTCTGATATATGGCAGCAGTTGTTTTTGAATTCTCTAAGGCTAGCATGGATCGATCACATCGAGCTCAAGTACCCTATCCTACGTGCAGTAAGTTCGAGTAAGTTGGAGGAACTGCAGGCGGAACTTCAGGACTGTGTGCGCGAAAAGCTGAGGTTGAGCAACGAAATATTGCTGATCAAAGCGAGAGAGCGTGTATATAAAAACGCTGAGTACAACCGCCTCAACAATATGGTCACCTATCGAGAATTGTTTCATCAGGTCACCAAAAAAAGAAGAATCTGGCCAGTGAGAAAATTGATGGCCAATTTTCCTCGGGAGATTTTTGATTTGATGCCTTGTTGGCTGGCTTCACCTGAATCCGTTTCCGCCATTTTTCCCATGGAGAAAATGTTCGACCTTGTAATATTTGATGAGGCCTCTCAATGTTTCGTCGAAAATGGTCTTCCAGCCATGTACAGAGGAAAACAGGTGGTAATCGCAGGTGATGACAAGCAGCTAAAACCCAACGACCTCTATCAAGTGCGATGGGAAGAAGAAAATGAGGAGGAGCTTCCAGAGCTCGAATTTGATTCTTTGTTGAATCTGGCGAGTCAGTACATCATGTCTGTTCAACTCAACGGTCACTATCGAAGTAAGAGTCTTGATTTGATTCGTTTTTCTAATGAACATTTTTATGGTGAGAGGCTAAAGATGTTACCTGATTTCGAGGAGGTCAATCGCCATGAACCTGCGATAGAATATATGAAGGTAGATGGGGTCTGGGAAAAGAATAGCAATGAAGTAGAAGCAGAGCAGGTTTGTCGACTAACAAAAAAATTGCTTGAAGAAAGGCCTGATATAGAAATAGGAATCGTGACTTTCAATTCCCGACAGCAGCTTTTCATCATGGAGTATTTGGAGAATTATGCGGTGGCTCAAGATTTCCTGATTCCGGAATCATTAATTGTAAAGAACATCGAAAATATCCAGGGGGATGAAAAGGATGTGATCATTTTTTCTACTGTCTATGCTCCTGATTTGACAGGTAAGATGAATATGCAGTTTGGTAGCTTGAATGCGGATGGTGGGGAAAATAGGCTGAATGTAGCAATTACCAGAGCACGAGAAAAAATATATTTGGTGTCAAGTATTCACCCTCAGCAGCTGCGGGTTGAAGATGCCAAAAATGAAGGGCCAAAGCTGCTGAAGAAATATCTTGAATATGCCCATAAGATCTCGAATAAGGAGTTGCTGCACTATGATTCTCGTGATACCCCGCATTCGGAAGCATGGTATCTAAAGACACGCCTAGCTGAACTCGGTTACGAGCATTTCAAAAATGTCGACCTTATACAGCATTATCCCAATATTGATCTTACGATTAGAGAAGGGAAGGATTATGTGGGTGCAGTTCTGACAGATGATGACGACTATCGACAGTCAGTATCTGTCAAAGATGCCCATGTATATCGTGAGTTTAATCTAAGACAAAAGAAATGGCCTTTTACCAGAATCTACAGTAGGCAGCTTTGGGTGGACCCAGATCATGTCAAGGAAAGAATCAACCGACTCATCTCCCGAAACATCAAAGAGGAGAATTAA
- a CDS encoding ComEA family DNA-binding protein, whose product MKERILSLRISFRIHYFRWMTSRIANYLRRYFGFSSHEIRGFFVLIPLLILVLVLPRFYKMYLLSQPDDSSEIDEAILVEWKKEIEASLTQKENQFEITERFDPNIISAERWEQLGFKPYIAARIRKYLDKGGKFWEVEDVKAIYGIDESRVDEIAKWMIFPEKQRTYKRPVRDNNPSWKSSENSSTKSASPAKEKTIYELNLADTAQLQSIRGIGSYWSNKVVNYREALGGFVDRMQIYEIYYMKDSVADLIIDNTRFEVQNIRQLNVNAADQETLSKHPYMDYKLANAIVKYRNQHGDYQSLEELRKIYILTQEDFERLQPYLKISD is encoded by the coding sequence ATGAAAGAAAGGATTCTATCCCTTAGGATTTCTTTCCGAATTCATTATTTTAGATGGATGACCAGCCGAATTGCCAACTATCTCCGCCGATACTTCGGTTTTTCCAGCCACGAAATCAGAGGCTTTTTTGTCCTCATCCCTTTGCTGATTTTAGTGCTTGTACTTCCCCGGTTTTACAAAATGTATTTGCTCTCACAACCCGATGACTCTTCGGAAATCGATGAAGCGATATTGGTTGAGTGGAAAAAGGAGATTGAAGCCTCTCTTACTCAAAAGGAGAATCAATTTGAAATTACTGAGCGTTTTGATCCCAATATAATAAGTGCCGAAAGATGGGAGCAGTTGGGTTTTAAGCCCTATATAGCTGCCAGAATCAGGAAATACCTGGATAAAGGAGGGAAGTTTTGGGAGGTAGAGGATGTGAAGGCCATCTATGGAATAGACGAAAGTCGTGTGGATGAGATAGCAAAATGGATGATATTCCCGGAAAAACAAAGAACATATAAGAGGCCTGTTAGAGATAATAATCCGAGCTGGAAGTCTAGTGAGAACTCCTCTACCAAGTCAGCGTCTCCGGCAAAAGAAAAGACCATATATGAATTGAACCTGGCGGATACCGCCCAATTGCAAAGCATCAGGGGAATAGGTTCTTATTGGTCCAATAAAGTGGTGAACTATCGAGAGGCGCTGGGAGGATTTGTCGATCGTATGCAGATCTATGAAATATATTACATGAAAGACAGCGTGGCAGATTTGATCATTGACAATACGCGTTTCGAAGTGCAAAATATTAGGCAACTGAATGTGAATGCGGCAGATCAGGAAACACTTTCGAAACACCCCTACATGGATTACAAACTAGCGAATGCCATAGTCAAATACAGAAATCAACATGGTGATTACCAATCCTTAGAGGAGTTGAGAAAAATCTATATCTTGACCCAAGAGGATTTTGAAAGACTTCAGCCCTATTTAAAAATTTCAGATTAA
- the prfA gene encoding peptide chain release factor 1 has protein sequence MIDKLEEIKHRFEEVGQLIVQPDAMNDMSNYSKLSKEYKDLEKIVNKYNEYSIVLENLKNSKEILENEKDPEFREMAKMELDELNPKKEELEDVLKEMLIPKDPNDDKNSILEIRAGAGGDEAAIFAGDLFRMYQRYAEKQGWKLNVMDLTEGPSGGYKEIISMVTGEDVYGKLKFESGVHRVQRVPATETQGRVHTSAATVAVLPEMEEVDVQIDMNDVRKDTFCSSGPGGQSVNTTYSAIRLTHIPTGLVVSCQDEKSQIKNLEKALKVLRGRIYDIELQKHNDEVGAQRKSMVGSGDRSDKIRTYNYAQGRVTDHRIGYSQHNLPTVMDGEIGNFIEELRIAENAEKMKDGA, from the coding sequence ATGATTGACAAGCTAGAAGAAATAAAGCATCGTTTTGAGGAAGTTGGCCAATTGATCGTTCAGCCTGACGCTATGAACGACATGAGCAATTATTCGAAGCTCAGCAAGGAATACAAGGACCTGGAAAAGATTGTCAATAAGTATAACGAGTATAGTATTGTGCTCGAAAATCTAAAGAACTCCAAAGAGATCCTTGAGAATGAAAAAGATCCTGAGTTCAGAGAAATGGCCAAAATGGAGCTGGATGAATTGAATCCAAAGAAGGAGGAATTGGAAGATGTTTTGAAAGAGATGCTGATTCCAAAAGATCCTAACGACGATAAAAATTCTATTTTGGAAATCCGTGCTGGAGCAGGAGGGGATGAGGCGGCAATATTTGCTGGAGATCTGTTCCGTATGTATCAGCGCTATGCAGAGAAGCAAGGCTGGAAACTCAATGTGATGGACCTAACCGAGGGACCTTCTGGTGGATATAAAGAAATCATCAGTATGGTAACTGGCGAGGATGTATATGGCAAATTGAAGTTTGAATCAGGAGTACATCGAGTTCAACGTGTACCTGCCACGGAAACTCAGGGTCGTGTTCATACCTCAGCTGCCACAGTCGCAGTACTACCCGAAATGGAGGAAGTGGATGTGCAGATAGATATGAATGACGTGCGAAAGGACACTTTCTGCTCTAGTGGGCCAGGTGGACAGTCTGTGAATACCACTTATTCGGCCATTCGTTTGACTCATATTCCTACTGGTTTGGTGGTTTCTTGTCAGGATGAGAAAAGCCAAATCAAGAACCTTGAAAAAGCTCTGAAGGTTCTTCGCGGAAGGATTTATGATATCGAGCTACAAAAACACAACGATGAAGTAGGGGCCCAGCGAAAATCTATGGTGGGTAGTGGAGACCGCTCTGATAAAATCAGAACCTATAACTACGCTCAGGGTCGTGTAACGGATCATAGAATTGGTTACTCTCAGCACAACCTACCCACTGTGATGGATGGCGAAATTGGTAACTTCATAGAGGAACTACGAATCGCTGAGAATGCAGAAAAAATGAAAGACGGTGCTTAA
- a CDS encoding universal stress protein: protein MLNLDNLLVCLDGTNLDDNLLEYASMMVGFFNNRKTTFIHVAPTNMDTKLHHELKAKVDAKFKVDCEKEVVVIQGTGANHILGWEGLKDIDLVVLGIKPRSISTGVNATKVLNGSLCSVMLVPVTDKFEVNRVLIPLDFSENSLRSLNTALRIKEHTDIKIFLQHVYFVPTGYSSTGKTYEEFAEIMLKNKKNEYEAFKKQNDLDDSKFEVIFTLDNDQKPSDNIYEMAQEKNVDLIIIASKGRTKAASMLLGSTAVSLVHYDEDVPCLVVKDKNESMSFFDALLKI from the coding sequence ATGCTGAATCTCGACAATCTGCTAGTCTGCCTGGATGGTACCAATCTTGACGATAATCTTCTCGAATATGCCTCCATGATGGTAGGTTTTTTCAACAATAGGAAAACTACTTTTATACATGTAGCTCCTACCAATATGGACACCAAGCTACATCACGAGCTGAAGGCAAAGGTTGATGCCAAGTTCAAGGTGGATTGTGAGAAAGAGGTGGTCGTGATTCAAGGAACGGGTGCCAACCATATTCTAGGTTGGGAGGGTCTGAAGGATATTGATTTAGTAGTGTTAGGTATAAAGCCGCGTAGCATTTCTACTGGTGTCAATGCAACTAAGGTTTTGAATGGGTCTTTGTGCTCGGTGATGTTGGTACCAGTGACAGACAAGTTTGAAGTCAATCGAGTGTTAATTCCGCTGGACTTCTCAGAGAACTCCCTTCGCTCGCTTAATACCGCCCTCCGCATCAAAGAGCACACGGACATTAAGATATTCTTGCAGCACGTGTATTTCGTACCAACAGGGTATAGCAGTACAGGTAAGACCTACGAAGAGTTCGCCGAAATCATGCTTAAGAACAAGAAGAATGAATATGAGGCTTTTAAGAAGCAAAACGATCTGGATGACAGCAAATTTGAAGTGATATTTACTTTAGACAATGATCAAAAGCCGTCGGACAATATCTATGAAATGGCTCAGGAAAAAAATGTTGACTTGATCATTATCGCTTCAAAAGGCAGAACCAAAGCTGCCTCAATGCTTTTGGGTAGTACAGCGGTTAGCCTAGTACATTATGATGAAGACGTGCCGTGCCTGGTCGTAAAGGACAAAAATGAAAGCATGAGCTTTTTCGATGCCCTTTTGAAAATCTAG
- the asnB gene encoding asparagine synthase (glutamine-hydrolyzing), with the protein MCGITGIWCFNEVGRFQMTNLEKSTRSLEHRGPDDHGTWNDHLVGLGHRRLSIIDTSDLGHQPMQILDGRYIMVFNGEIFNYQQLRKELESKGVRFESETDTEVIMHLYAQEGKACLSRLNGFFALAIYDTQKKTCLIARDRIGIKPLLYYQDEFKVLFASEMQAILAYGMDQKVDKDALHYYLQLNYTPAPLTMVEGVKKLMPGECIEIIDQEIRLSRYYHVDETRSPLTELSYEQAIKELKSRLDASVQKRMMADVPLGAFLSGGIDSSVISSLAARHTDHLSTFSIGFEGNKFFDETQYAEAVAKKIGSNHTTFRLSNDEIFSNLDDFVRHIDEPFADSSSLPVYILSKKTRRHVTVALSGDGADEIFSGYNKHAAWYEMENGGLKSLMIKLMLPMASRMPKSRSGFLANKMRQVMRYEEAKKLSPKDRYWFLASLGSAEQSNNLVREPSLDSEYFERWMTGMNEYKDINDLMKMDAAFVLPNDMLKKVDMMSMAAGLEVRVPFLDHELVEFVQRLPFEYKINGKMRKRILQDTYRDILPPELYRRPKKGFEMPLLDWLKSSLRGELDQYLFDQERIEDGGVFNWNQIKNLREKLHSSNPEDSHAHVWALYVFQKWHSRHF; encoded by the coding sequence ATGTGCGGCATTACCGGTATTTGGTGTTTCAATGAAGTGGGGCGTTTTCAGATGACTAATCTGGAAAAATCCACTCGATCTCTCGAACATAGAGGGCCAGATGATCATGGTACATGGAATGATCATTTGGTTGGTTTGGGACATAGAAGACTTTCCATTATTGATACTTCTGATCTTGGACATCAGCCGATGCAAATCCTCGATGGAAGATACATCATGGTCTTCAACGGGGAGATTTTTAACTACCAGCAGTTAAGAAAGGAACTAGAGAGTAAAGGCGTAAGATTCGAATCTGAGACGGATACTGAGGTAATCATGCATCTCTATGCTCAAGAAGGTAAAGCGTGCTTGTCCAGGCTGAATGGTTTCTTTGCTCTGGCCATTTATGACACTCAAAAGAAGACCTGTCTGATCGCTCGTGATCGTATTGGGATTAAACCCTTGCTCTACTATCAAGATGAATTTAAGGTGCTTTTTGCGTCTGAGATGCAGGCCATATTGGCATATGGGATGGATCAAAAAGTCGATAAAGATGCACTGCATTATTACCTTCAACTCAACTATACCCCTGCTCCTCTCACGATGGTGGAGGGAGTGAAAAAGTTGATGCCAGGAGAATGTATAGAGATCATTGATCAGGAGATTCGCTTGAGTCGGTATTATCATGTGGATGAGACAAGATCTCCATTGACAGAATTGAGTTATGAGCAGGCGATCAAAGAATTGAAGAGTCGCCTGGATGCATCTGTGCAAAAAAGAATGATGGCTGATGTACCACTAGGTGCTTTTTTGAGTGGGGGGATCGATAGTAGTGTCATCAGCAGTTTGGCAGCAAGACATACAGATCATCTGTCTACATTTTCAATAGGGTTTGAAGGAAATAAATTCTTTGATGAAACCCAATATGCAGAAGCTGTAGCCAAGAAAATAGGGTCCAATCATACCACTTTTCGTCTTAGCAATGATGAGATATTTTCCAATCTGGATGATTTTGTTAGGCATATAGACGAGCCATTTGCAGATTCGTCCTCTTTACCTGTTTACATATTGAGCAAAAAAACCAGAAGGCATGTCACGGTGGCTTTGTCAGGTGATGGAGCTGATGAAATATTTTCGGGGTACAACAAGCATGCTGCCTGGTATGAAATGGAAAATGGCGGATTGAAGAGTCTAATGATAAAATTGATGCTGCCAATGGCTAGCAGAATGCCCAAATCGAGATCAGGATTTTTGGCCAATAAAATGCGCCAGGTCATGCGGTATGAGGAGGCGAAAAAATTATCTCCGAAGGATCGCTACTGGTTTTTGGCCTCTTTGGGGTCTGCAGAACAATCCAACAACTTGGTCAGGGAGCCTAGTTTAGATTCAGAATACTTTGAAAGATGGATGACGGGGATGAATGAGTATAAGGACATCAATGATCTGATGAAAATGGATGCTGCATTTGTGCTACCCAATGACATGTTGAAAAAGGTAGATATGATGTCTATGGCGGCTGGGTTAGAAGTTAGAGTGCCCTTTTTAGACCATGAATTGGTTGAGTTTGTTCAGCGTTTGCCATTTGAATATAAAATCAATGGCAAGATGAGAAAGCGAATTCTTCAGGACACATATAGAGATATTCTTCCGCCAGAGCTATATCGTAGACCCAAAAAAGGTTTTGAAATGCCCTTGTTGGATTGGTTGAAGAGTTCATTGAGAGGTGAGTTGGATCAATACCTTTTTGATCAGGAAAGAATTGAAGACGGTGGTGTTTTTAATTGGAATCAAATAAAGAATTTAAGGGAGAAATTACACTCCTCAAATCCAGAGGATAGTCATGCTCATGTTTGGGCATTGTATGTTTTCCAAAAATGGCATTCCCGTCATTTTTAA
- a CDS encoding toxin-antitoxin system YwqK family antitoxin, whose amino-acid sequence MKFKLILLLITFLPFILSAQDSEILSHRDIEQRGDDLYYLVDSDKPLDGVVRYKKFGTKIIEDTYKKGVKDGLSTVYYKTGEKRSETHYSKNKMDGPFVEWYANGQKMIEMTYVNDLAEGKVTKWYENGQKRFEAHYVKGEFEGTDTWWFDNGKKKSETNYKKGRKDGLHTEWYPNGQIAAKLKYVDDKVQGYCARWHSNGQLEAELTFKDGEIVEKKYWDENGNER is encoded by the coding sequence ATGAAATTTAAGCTGATCCTACTCCTAATAACTTTTCTGCCTTTTATTCTTTCCGCCCAGGATTCTGAGATTCTTTCCCATAGAGATATTGAGCAAAGAGGAGATGATCTTTACTATTTAGTCGATTCTGACAAACCTCTTGATGGTGTGGTTAGGTATAAGAAATTCGGGACTAAAATCATTGAGGATACGTATAAGAAGGGCGTTAAAGATGGGCTCAGTACCGTTTACTATAAAACAGGAGAAAAGAGATCAGAAACGCACTATTCTAAGAATAAAATGGACGGGCCATTTGTAGAGTGGTATGCCAATGGCCAAAAAATGATCGAGATGACCTATGTCAATGATCTGGCAGAAGGGAAAGTGACCAAATGGTATGAGAATGGCCAAAAACGATTTGAGGCTCATTATGTCAAGGGCGAATTTGAGGGAACAGATACCTGGTGGTTTGATAATGGGAAGAAGAAATCAGAAACCAATTACAAAAAGGGTCGAAAAGACGGCCTGCATACTGAATGGTATCCTAATGGTCAGATTGCTGCCAAACTCAAATATGTAGATGACAAAGTCCAGGGCTACTGCGCACGATGGCACTCGAATGGTCAGCTAGAAGCAGAATTAACTTTTAAGGATGGCGAAATCGTTGAGAAAAAATATTGGGACGAGAACGGAAATGAGCGCTGA
- a CDS encoding AIR synthase related protein, which produces MDERYMQRGVSASKEDVHNAIKNIDKGVFPNAFCKIVPDMLGGDADYCNIMHADGAGTKSSLAYMYWKETGDLSVWKGIAQDAVIMNTDDLLCVGAVDNILLSSTIGRNKNLIPGEVLTALIEGTEEVLQMLRDNGVDIQSTGGETADLGDLVRTVVVDSTVIGRMKRSDVISNEKIQGGDVIVGLASYGQANYESEYNGGMGSNGLTSARHDVFAKKYMEKYPECFDPSVPEDLIYSGSKDLLDKVEGSPLDAGKLVLSPTRTYAPIIKKIFEQGHRSAIHGMVHCSGGAQTKVLHFVDGVHVIKDNLFEIPPLFKLIHQESGTDWKEMYKVFNMGHRMELYVPENLASEIIQISESFGVAAQVIGRVEQSETTKATIQTENGEFEYLK; this is translated from the coding sequence ATGGACGAAAGATATATGCAAAGAGGGGTTTCTGCCTCTAAAGAAGACGTACACAACGCGATTAAAAACATTGACAAAGGGGTATTTCCAAATGCCTTTTGTAAGATCGTGCCCGACATGCTGGGTGGTGATGCAGATTACTGCAATATCATGCATGCAGATGGTGCAGGAACTAAATCGTCTTTGGCGTATATGTACTGGAAGGAAACAGGAGATCTTTCCGTCTGGAAAGGAATCGCCCAAGATGCCGTGATTATGAATACGGATGACCTGCTTTGTGTAGGTGCCGTGGACAATATCTTGCTTTCTTCTACCATTGGCAGAAATAAAAACCTGATTCCGGGAGAAGTGCTAACTGCATTGATCGAGGGCACTGAAGAGGTGCTGCAGATGCTCCGTGACAATGGAGTGGATATTCAATCCACAGGAGGTGAAACTGCTGACCTGGGAGATCTGGTCCGAACAGTGGTTGTGGATAGTACGGTTATTGGCCGCATGAAAAGGTCAGATGTCATTAGCAATGAAAAAATTCAGGGTGGTGATGTGATCGTCGGGCTAGCATCTTATGGCCAAGCTAACTACGAATCGGAATATAACGGGGGAATGGGCAGTAATGGACTGACCTCTGCACGTCACGATGTGTTTGCTAAGAAATACATGGAGAAATATCCGGAGTGCTTCGATCCATCAGTTCCCGAAGACTTGATTTACTCAGGTAGCAAAGACCTTTTGGACAAGGTAGAAGGCTCGCCCCTGGATGCAGGCAAATTGGTCTTGTCTCCTACTCGAACTTATGCTCCGATTATCAAGAAAATATTTGAGCAGGGGCATCGATCAGCCATTCACGGAATGGTGCATTGTAGCGGTGGGGCACAGACTAAAGTGCTACACTTTGTAGATGGAGTTCATGTGATAAAAGATAATCTTTTCGAAATCCCTCCTTTGTTCAAGTTGATCCATCAGGAAAGTGGTACAGATTGGAAAGAAATGTATAAGGTATTCAATATGGGTCACCGCATGGAACTATATGTACCGGAAAACCTTGCTTCAGAAATCATCCAAATATCTGAATCTTTTGGAGTAGCAGCTCAGGTGATCGGTCGCGTTGAGCAATCAGAAACCACGAAGGCTACCATTCAGACCGAGAATGGTGAGTTTGAATATTTGAAGTAA